A genomic region of Actinomycetes bacterium contains the following coding sequences:
- a CDS encoding pyridoxal phosphate-dependent aminotransferase: MSTPPEGRISSRVAAIKPSATLAVDAKAKALKAQGEPVIGFGAGEPDFATPGYIVDAAIEACSDEANHHYSAAGGLPDMKAAIVAKTGRDSGVQVEPSQVVVTNGGKHAVYSSILTVIDDGDELILPAPYWTTYPEPVGLAGGTTIEVVAGDDQGFKVTVEQLEAARTDRSKALMFVSPSNPSGAMYAPDEIEAIGRWALEHGIIVITDEIYEHLTYGAVQHRSILSLVPELADQCIILNGVAKTYAMTGWRVGWMIAPGDIAKAASSLQSHMTSNVNNVAQRAAIAALEGDLSAVHAMREVFDERRRVIFEMLSSIEGVSCLEPEGAFYAYPNLTGLLGREIAGRTASSTLELADLVLEEANVAFVPGEAFGTPGYARFSFAMDTDDMVEGISRIKSLVQG; the protein is encoded by the coding sequence ATGAGCACTCCCCCCGAAGGCCGGATCTCGAGCCGCGTAGCAGCCATCAAGCCGTCGGCGACCCTCGCTGTGGACGCCAAGGCCAAGGCGCTCAAGGCACAAGGAGAGCCAGTCATCGGCTTCGGCGCCGGTGAGCCCGACTTCGCCACTCCCGGATATATCGTGGATGCGGCCATCGAGGCCTGCTCCGATGAGGCCAACCACCACTACAGCGCAGCCGGCGGCCTGCCCGACATGAAGGCGGCGATCGTGGCCAAGACCGGGCGTGACTCGGGTGTGCAGGTCGAACCGTCGCAGGTCGTGGTGACCAACGGCGGCAAGCACGCCGTCTACTCATCGATCCTCACGGTGATCGACGACGGCGACGAGCTGATCCTGCCCGCCCCCTACTGGACCACGTATCCCGAGCCCGTCGGTCTCGCAGGTGGCACGACGATCGAGGTGGTGGCCGGCGACGACCAGGGCTTCAAGGTGACCGTCGAGCAGCTCGAAGCCGCGCGCACCGACCGCTCGAAGGCGCTGATGTTCGTGTCGCCGTCGAACCCGAGTGGTGCGATGTACGCGCCCGACGAGATCGAGGCGATCGGTCGCTGGGCACTCGAGCACGGGATCATCGTGATCACCGACGAGATCTACGAGCACCTCACCTACGGTGCGGTGCAGCACCGGTCGATCCTGTCGCTGGTGCCCGAGCTAGCCGACCAGTGCATCATCCTCAACGGCGTCGCAAAGACGTACGCGATGACGGGCTGGCGCGTCGGCTGGATGATCGCCCCCGGTGACATCGCAAAGGCGGCCTCCAGCTTGCAGTCGCACATGACTTCCAACGTCAACAACGTGGCCCAGCGCGCGGCGATCGCTGCGCTCGAGGGCGACCTGTCGGCGGTGCACGCCATGAGAGAGGTGTTCGATGAGCGCCGCCGGGTGATCTTCGAGATGTTGTCGTCCATCGAGGGCGTGTCGTGTCTCGAGCCCGAGGGCGCCTTCTATGCGTACCCCAACCTCACCGGGCTGCTCGGCCGCGAGATCGCCGGGCGCACCGCGTCGAGCACCCTCGAGCTGGCCGACCTCGTGCTCGAGGAGGCCAACGTGGCCTTCGTGCCCGGCGAGGCGTTCGGCACGCCCGGCTATGCACGGTTCTCCTTTGCCATGGACACCGACGACATGGTCGAAGGAATCTCGCGCATCAAGTCCCTCGTGCAGGGATGA
- a CDS encoding phosphoserine transaminase, giving the protein MTPPDITIPHELLPVDGRFGCGPSKVRPEAMEMLTGSAAHFLGTSHRQAPVQFKVSEVRNGIAELLSLPDGYEVLLGNGGTTAFWDIATFGLIDERSQHLSFGEFSSKFARAAAAAPHLGDPDVITAEPGDHPESVAAGGIDAYCLTHNETSTGVSMPLTRPDGADDDALVLVDATSAAGGLRFDPSQVDVYYFAPQKCLASDGGLWLAACSPRAIERIERIAASDRWVPASMDLGIALDNSRKDQTYNTPALTTLFLAAEQIRWILENGGLEFAAGRCDASAGTIYGWADSHEVATPFVTDPAKRSHVVATIDFDDGVDAAAVAAVLRSNGLVDTEPYRKLGRNQLRVALFPAIEPADIAALTQCIDHVLGAL; this is encoded by the coding sequence GTGACTCCCCCCGACATCACCATCCCCCACGAACTGCTCCCCGTGGACGGCCGCTTCGGTTGCGGCCCCTCCAAGGTGCGGCCCGAGGCCATGGAGATGCTGACTGGCTCTGCGGCACACTTCCTCGGCACCAGCCATCGCCAGGCACCTGTGCAGTTCAAGGTGTCCGAGGTGCGCAACGGAATCGCTGAACTGTTGTCCCTGCCCGACGGCTACGAGGTCCTGCTCGGCAACGGCGGCACCACGGCCTTCTGGGACATCGCCACGTTCGGGCTGATCGATGAACGCAGCCAGCACCTCAGCTTCGGCGAGTTCTCCTCCAAGTTCGCCAGGGCAGCCGCCGCTGCGCCCCACCTGGGCGACCCCGACGTGATCACCGCCGAGCCCGGTGACCACCCCGAGTCCGTGGCAGCAGGCGGAATCGATGCCTACTGCCTCACCCACAACGAGACCTCCACCGGTGTGTCGATGCCACTGACCCGCCCGGACGGGGCCGATGATGATGCCCTGGTGCTCGTCGACGCGACCTCGGCGGCCGGCGGCCTGCGCTTCGACCCCTCGCAGGTCGACGTCTACTACTTCGCCCCGCAGAAGTGCCTCGCTTCCGACGGTGGCCTCTGGTTGGCCGCCTGCTCACCCAGGGCCATCGAGCGCATCGAGCGCATCGCGGCATCCGACCGCTGGGTTCCTGCCTCGATGGACCTGGGCATTGCCCTCGACAACTCCCGCAAGGACCAGACCTACAACACCCCGGCACTGACAACGCTGTTCCTTGCCGCCGAGCAGATCCGCTGGATCCTGGAGAACGGCGGCCTGGAGTTCGCCGCAGGTCGCTGCGACGCCTCGGCTGGCACGATCTATGGCTGGGCCGACAGCCACGAGGTGGCAACCCCTTTCGTGACCGACCCCGCCAAGCGCTCACATGTGGTTGCAACGATCGACTTCGACGACGGCGTCGACGCCGCGGCGGTTGCAGCGGTGCTGCGCTCCAACGGACTCGTCGACACAGAGCCCTACCGCAAGCTCGGCCGCAACCAGCTGCGCGTCGCCCTTTTCCCGGCCATCGAGCCGGCCGACATCGCGGCGCTCACGCAGTGCATCGACCACGTCCTGGGTGCCCTCTGA
- a CDS encoding phosphoglycerate dehydrogenase — MRVLVTEVIAEGGLQRLRDAGHEVDVRTGLSPEELVDAVVGANALIIRSATQVTAEVLAAGADLIVVGRAGIGLDNVDVAAATEQGVMVVNAPQSNTLSAAEHTMALLLAQARNVAQAHAALKDGRWERSKWTGVELSDKTLGIIGLGRIGKLVAQRAMAFGMNLVAYDPFVSEERARQLNVQLLSLNDVMARSDFITLHLAKTPETTGLIDAELLAKAKPGLRIVNVARGGIVDEADLAAAIEAGTIAGAALDVFDSEPTTESPLFDLDEVVVTPHLGASTEEAQDKAGDTIADMVELALAGDFVPFAVNVSAAEASETVRPYLPLAEQLGRIFAGLCGECSTTIDLEYQGHIAEYDTRILTLSVLKGFFGAISGEPVSYVNAPTVAEEQGIEVRPTATTTARDYVNLVSIRGGGHAIAGTLVGLNSKPSIVMIDDHDIDVPPSDHLVIVRNDDRPGMIGSVGAVLGDAGVNIDDMAVGSSPEGAKALMVMATDRTVQDSVAEALRGTEGITSVAVVGG; from the coding sequence ATGCGAGTACTTGTCACAGAGGTGATCGCCGAGGGCGGCCTCCAGCGCCTGCGCGATGCGGGTCACGAAGTCGATGTACGCACGGGCCTCAGTCCCGAGGAGCTGGTCGACGCCGTGGTGGGCGCCAACGCCCTGATCATCCGCTCCGCCACCCAGGTGACAGCAGAGGTGCTGGCCGCGGGCGCCGACCTGATCGTGGTCGGCCGGGCCGGAATCGGACTCGACAACGTGGATGTCGCCGCAGCCACCGAACAGGGCGTGATGGTGGTCAATGCGCCGCAGTCCAACACGCTGTCAGCGGCTGAGCACACGATGGCGTTGCTGCTGGCCCAGGCGCGCAACGTGGCCCAGGCCCATGCGGCGCTCAAGGACGGGCGCTGGGAACGGTCCAAGTGGACCGGCGTGGAGCTGTCCGACAAGACGCTCGGCATCATCGGGCTCGGGCGCATCGGCAAGCTCGTGGCACAGCGTGCCATGGCGTTCGGAATGAACCTCGTTGCCTACGACCCGTTCGTGAGCGAGGAGCGGGCCCGCCAACTCAACGTTCAGCTGCTGAGCCTCAACGACGTGATGGCACGTAGCGACTTCATCACGCTGCACCTTGCCAAGACCCCTGAGACAACCGGATTGATCGATGCGGAGTTGCTGGCCAAGGCCAAGCCGGGCCTGCGGATTGTCAACGTTGCCCGAGGTGGGATCGTCGACGAGGCCGACCTGGCCGCAGCGATCGAGGCCGGCACGATCGCCGGTGCCGCACTCGACGTGTTCGACTCCGAACCGACCACCGAGTCGCCGCTGTTCGACCTCGACGAGGTCGTGGTGACGCCCCACCTCGGTGCCTCTACCGAAGAGGCCCAGGACAAGGCAGGCGACACGATCGCCGACATGGTGGAACTCGCGCTCGCAGGCGACTTCGTGCCGTTTGCGGTCAACGTGTCCGCAGCCGAAGCATCCGAGACAGTGCGCCCGTACCTGCCGCTCGCCGAGCAGCTGGGGCGCATCTTCGCGGGGCTCTGCGGTGAATGCTCGACCACGATCGACCTCGAGTACCAGGGCCACATCGCGGAGTACGACACGCGGATTCTCACGCTGTCCGTGCTGAAGGGCTTTTTCGGCGCGATCAGTGGAGAGCCCGTGAGCTACGTCAACGCTCCGACAGTTGCCGAGGAACAGGGCATCGAGGTGCGCCCCACGGCCACCACGACCGCCCGCGACTACGTCAACCTCGTGAGCATCCGTGGCGGCGGCCACGCCATTGCAGGCACCCTTGTGGGGCTCAACTCGAAGCCGTCGATCGTGATGATCGACGACCACGACATCGACGTGCCGCCATCGGATCACCTCGTGATCGTGCGCAACGACGACCGTCCCGGGATGATCGGCTCGGTCGGAGCGGTTCTCGGCGATGCCGGGGTCAACATCGACGACATGGCGGTGGGTTCGTCGCCGGAGGGCGCCAAGGCGCTGATGGTGATGGCGACTGACCGCACCGTGCAGGATTCGGTGGCGGAGGCGCTCCGCGGGACCGAGGGGATCACCTCTGTGGCGGTCGTGGGTGGCTGA
- a CDS encoding S9 family peptidase: MTVAGPEVTPYGSWPSPLTASLATSGGLRFGSLAVGHDAAGEPIVWSAQMSGGLMRVHRSNARAPGEVVKQVTSARSRVNEYGGGALWCHGATLFWVEDDDQCIRRLAPDDDSPVLLTRPGPAERSTRWAAGVVGPDGRWMVVEREVHLAEDGTPLDEALNDLAWLPTDGSADPVSLVGGADFSGAPVVSPDGQHLAWLQWNHPDMPWDAAELWAARLKVGDTSAALVGPRRVAGGSSVAACLPLWSPLGTLWWCDDREDAWLLRSAAAPGLPPAGSGDGAAAVRSTEADVGEPRWVSGGGRYGFVGDDVVLVETVLGLDRIVRLPGAAAGRATGEPVEAPAGGLPSTTWVQQLVASGDTVAVVAGRPTDPTSVLVGSQPADGAGWADLGTTRWPTPVESISTPEPITFPTGADGSQAVAHGIFYAPRLQGHEGPPGEAPPLVVRIHGGPTGYAFTELSPSIQFWTTRGFAVVEVNYRGSAGFGRGYRRLLDGGWGEVEVQDCIAAAEHLAGTGRVDPARCVIRGGSAGGFTALEAVCAPATRSGFHFAAATTLYGVTDLMALAGDTHKFESRYLDGLVGPLPQTRDRYEARSPIQHPERISVPVLVLQGLEDRVVPPEQAEVLVAALEANGIDHEYRAYEGEGHGFRNPSTVVDALEAELAFYTRVLALG, from the coding sequence ATGACCGTGGCGGGTCCGGAGGTGACCCCCTACGGCTCGTGGCCGTCACCGCTCACTGCCTCGTTGGCCACCTCCGGTGGGTTGCGATTCGGTTCCCTGGCCGTCGGCCATGACGCGGCCGGCGAGCCGATCGTGTGGTCCGCACAGATGTCGGGTGGATTGATGCGGGTCCACCGCAGCAATGCCAGAGCGCCCGGTGAGGTGGTGAAGCAGGTCACCTCGGCGCGCAGCCGGGTCAACGAGTACGGCGGGGGAGCGCTGTGGTGCCACGGCGCGACCCTGTTCTGGGTGGAGGACGACGACCAGTGCATCCGCCGTCTCGCGCCGGACGACGACTCGCCGGTGTTGCTCACCCGTCCCGGGCCTGCGGAGAGGTCCACCCGTTGGGCAGCCGGCGTGGTGGGTCCGGATGGTCGGTGGATGGTGGTCGAACGCGAGGTGCACCTCGCGGAGGACGGGACCCCCCTCGACGAGGCGCTGAACGACCTGGCCTGGCTTCCCACGGATGGGTCTGCGGATCCGGTGTCCCTGGTGGGCGGCGCCGACTTCAGTGGCGCGCCGGTGGTCTCACCCGATGGCCAGCACCTCGCCTGGCTGCAGTGGAACCACCCAGACATGCCCTGGGACGCCGCGGAGCTGTGGGCAGCGCGACTCAAGGTTGGCGACACGAGCGCTGCGCTCGTCGGCCCCCGGCGTGTGGCCGGCGGATCGTCGGTGGCCGCGTGTCTTCCGCTGTGGTCCCCACTGGGGACGCTCTGGTGGTGCGACGACCGAGAGGACGCGTGGTTGCTGCGTAGCGCCGCAGCACCCGGGCTGCCGCCTGCCGGCTCGGGTGACGGTGCCGCCGCGGTGCGCTCGACTGAGGCCGACGTGGGCGAACCCCGCTGGGTTTCGGGCGGTGGCCGCTACGGATTCGTGGGCGACGATGTGGTGCTGGTGGAGACCGTGCTGGGCCTGGACAGGATCGTGCGGCTTCCCGGTGCCGCGGCCGGTCGGGCAACCGGCGAGCCGGTTGAGGCGCCGGCGGGCGGGTTGCCCTCGACCACATGGGTGCAGCAGCTGGTCGCCTCCGGTGACACGGTGGCCGTCGTGGCCGGTCGGCCAACCGATCCGACCTCTGTGCTCGTGGGCTCACAGCCAGCAGACGGAGCCGGATGGGCCGACCTCGGAACGACTCGCTGGCCCACACCCGTGGAGTCGATCTCCACCCCGGAACCGATCACGTTCCCCACGGGCGCCGACGGCTCGCAGGCCGTCGCCCACGGGATCTTCTACGCACCGCGTCTCCAAGGCCACGAGGGCCCGCCGGGAGAGGCGCCGCCATTGGTGGTGAGGATCCATGGTGGCCCGACCGGGTACGCGTTCACGGAGCTGTCGCCCTCGATCCAGTTCTGGACCACCCGCGGGTTCGCCGTCGTCGAGGTCAACTACAGGGGATCCGCGGGCTTCGGTCGGGGATACCGGAGGCTGCTGGACGGCGGCTGGGGGGAGGTCGAGGTGCAGGACTGCATCGCAGCAGCCGAGCACTTGGCGGGCACCGGCCGTGTGGACCCCGCCCGTTGTGTGATCCGGGGTGGCTCCGCCGGCGGCTTCACCGCGCTCGAGGCGGTTTGTGCCCCCGCGACGAGGTCGGGATTCCACTTCGCGGCTGCAACCACCCTGTATGGGGTCACCGACCTGATGGCCCTGGCGGGCGACACCCACAAGTTCGAATCGCGCTACCTCGATGGGCTGGTCGGGCCGCTCCCGCAGACCAGGGACCGTTATGAGGCCCGCAGCCCGATCCAGCACCCCGAACGCATTTCTGTGCCCGTTCTGGTGCTCCAGGGGCTCGAGGACCGTGTCGTGCCCCCTGAACAGGCCGAAGTGCTGGTTGCGGCGCTCGAGGCCAACGGCATCGACCACGAGTACCGGGCCTACGAGGGTGAGGGCCACGGCTTCCGCAATCCGTCGACGGTGGTCGACGCTCTCGAGGCCGAACTGGCCTTCTACACCCGGGTCCTGGCACTCGGCTGA